In the genome of Pirellulales bacterium, the window CCGTGATCGCCTGCGTGTAAAAGCCGCGGGCCGCCAGGTCACGCGACAACTCCACCGTGCGCTCAAGCGCCGCCACCGGCAATCGCACGCCCAACGGTACGCGCGGGCGATATTCACCCCCCCACATCTTGTAAAGAGGAAGCCGCGCGCTGCGGGCCATCAGATCCCAGCAAGCCATTTCGACAGCCGCTTGCAAACCCGAGGGCACAATCGCATCGATCGCCAGCAGTTCTTCGATATCGGCGACCGTATGGCCGGCCAGCACCGGCAAGATCCGCTCGCGCCGCGGCGCGAGCTCGCTGGCGCGCCAAGGCACGCGCGCTTCGCCCCAGCCCTCCTGGCCCGTGGCGGTGGTCAATCGCAGCAGCAAGGAGTGTTCGGCCGAATTCGTCGGCTCGTGACGTGCCGTGTGCGGGTCGAGCAGATAGAAATCGAGGTCCGCGATCTTCATGGCGGCCGCCAGGCGATTGCACGCCCCGACAGGTTTGGGACATTGCCGCGCGAACGTTCTTCAGAACAGAGACGCCCCGCGCTACCGGCCAACGGGCGCGGGTGCGACGCTAACCACCAGCGTGCGAGACGTTGCCGCTGGCCAAGAGCGTTCGCAATTCGCGCGGCAAGGGAAAGTACACTTCCTCCTCGCGAACCGTGCTCGTCTCGACCGTGGCGCCGAATCGCTTGCGCAGGAACTCCACGCAGTCTTCGACGACCAGCTCGGGGGCGCTTGCGCCGGCGGTAATCAACACCGTTTCGTTTCCCTGGAACCAGGCCAGATCGATATCCGCCGATCCGTCGATCAGGTAAGCGGGCACGCCGCTTTCGCGCGCCAGCTCCGCCAGCCGCTGGCTGTTCGAGCTGTTCTGACTGCCTAGCACCAGCACCAGGTTGGCGTCATGCGACAACAGCTTGACCGCCTCTTGCCGATTCTGCGTGGCGTAGCAGATGTCTTCCTTCGGCGGGTTGGCGATGTGCGGGAAGCGAGCCCGCAGCCGCTCGATGATTCGATTCGCATCGTCGACCGACAGCGTGGTTTGCGTCAGGTAAGCCAACCGTTCGGGATTGGGCACTTCCAGTCGATCCACATCTTCGGGAGTCTCGACCAGCAGCATCGATTCCGGCGCTTCGCCCATCGTGCCGATGACTTCGTCGTGCCCTTCATGGCCAATCAGCAGAATCGTGTACCCCTCGCGGGCGTAGCGAATCGCTTCCAGGTGAACCTTGGTGACCAGCGGGCAAGTGGCGTCGATCGTGCGCAAACGACGCTCTTCGGCCACGCGGCGTATCTCGGGCGAAACCCCGTGCGCCGAATAGAGGAGCGTGGCCCCTTCAGGCACTTCTTCGAGGTAATCGACGAAGACGGCGCCCTCCCGGCGAAACCGCTCGACAACGTATTTGTTGTGTACGATCTCGTGATAGACGTAGATCGGCGTGCCGTACACTTTGATCGCCAGCTCGAGGCTTTCGATCGCCATGTTGACGCCGGCACAGAAGCCGCGCGGAGCGGCCAGAATGATTCGCATGGTTGGCCTCTTGAGGGAACCTTATCATAATGGATGCCCCCGCGGCCGAATAGGCGGCTTCGTGTGGTGATGCGCGTCCTCGGCAATCGCCCCTCGCGGCTCCCCGAATGTTCACCGTCATGTCGCGCGACGATTAACACCATGGCCAGCATGCCGTTTCAAGTGGATCTCGACAGGTACGGGCCGGCGAGCTCGCGCGCGGCTGCGTCGCTCGCCGAAAGTCGGGATTATTGTCGCGAGCTGGCCACCCGACATTACGAGAATTTTCACGTCGCCAGCTTGCTGTTGCCGCGCGCGCTGCGTCCGCACTTTCACGCGGTGTATGCCTATTGCCGGTGGTCGGACGACCTGGCCGACGAGATCGGTGACGCCAAACACAGCGAGGAATTACTCGACTGGTGGGAGGCCGAACTAAGGGATTGCTATGCCGGTAGCGCGCGGCATCCGGTGTTCGTAGCGCTTCGCCAGACGATCCAGGAATTCTCGATTCCGATCGCGCCGTTCGCCGATTTGCTTGTAGCTTTTCGCCAGGATCAAAGCGTTCATCGCTACGAAAGGCCCGACGACGTGCTGGCCTATTGTCGCTACTCGGCCAACCCGGTCGGCCGGCTGGTGCTCTTTCTGGCGCAGGCCCACGACGAAGGGCGCGGCGCCCTGGCCGACTCGATCTGCACCGGCCTGCAACTGGCCAATTTCTGCCAGGACGTGGCGGGCGACTGGCAGCGCGGCCGCGTCTATCTGCCGCAAGCCGAGTGCCGCCGCTTCGGCTACTCCGAAGACGATTTCGCACGGCACGCGGCCAACGATAATTTCCGGCGCCTCATGGCAAGCGAGGTCGAGCGGGCCGCGACGTATCTGCGTCAAGGGCTGCCGCTGGTGGACCTCATGCCGCGCGGCTTGCGTGGCGATGTATGGCTGTTCGCGCACGGCGGCCTGGCGATTCTCGAACGGATTCGCGCCGTCGACTACGACGTGTGGCACAAGCGGCCGAAAATCTCGCGCCTCGGCAAAGCGCGGCTGCTCGGTGGCGCCGTGTGGCGGAATCTGTTCGCCGGAAGCCCGAATGCGGGCTCGGCGCCGATCGAAAGCTGTGCGAGGCAAGCATGACCGCGGATCTCGCCAGCAGTTACGCGCATTGCCAAAGCATTGCTCGGCGCGCGGCCGGCAATTTTTACTATTCCTTCCTGGTATTGCCGCGCGCTAAACGCCGCGCGATGTGCGCTCTCTACACGTTTTTGCGCGCCACCGATGATTTGGGCGACAGCGACCGGCCGCTGGAGGAACGCCGCGACGCGCTGGCCGCCTGGCGACGCGAATTGACCGGCGCGCTCGCCGGGGCCAGCGACTCGCCGATTTGGCCGGCCCTGGTCCACACGATCGAAAGCCACGATATCCCGCACGAGTATTTGTATGATTGCATCACCGGCGTCGAGATGGACCTCGACGGCCGTGAATACGAAACGTTCACCGATCTCGAGAACTACTGCTACCACGTGGCTTCGGTCGTAGGCCTGGCCTGCATCCACATTTGGGGATTCAACGACCCGGCGGCGCTTGAACCGGCGCGGCGGCTGGGCGTGGCCTTTCAGTTGACGAACATCCTGCGCGACTTGAAGGAAGACGCCGAGCGTGGCCGGCTGTATTTGCCACGAGAAGATCTGCGCCGCTTCGGATATACGCCCGAGCAGTTGGCGGCCGGCGAGCAAGACTCGTCATTTCGCGAGTTGATGGATTTCCAGCTTGCTCGCGCGGAGGAGTATTATCGTGCCGGCGCGGCGCTCGAACCGCTGTTATCGCGTGACAGCCGCGCCGCGTTGCGGGCGATGACCAGTATCTATCGCGGCCTGCTGCGCGAAATCAAACGCCGCGACGGTGACGTCTTCACAACCCGTGTGCGACTCAGCCCCTGGCGCAAGGCCTGGATCGCGGCGACGTCGCTCGTCGGCCGGTCCAGTTCGCCTGAAGCGCGCGTGGCGGCAAAGGCGCGTCACGGATGAGCGCGGCCGAATCGATATCGGCCGGACGTACGGCGGCGCGGCCGCGCCGGATCGCCATCGTGGGCGGGGGGTTGGCGGGTCTGGCTGCCGCCGTGGGACTGGCCCGACAATCGATCGATGGGCGGCCGTTGGAAGTCGAGCTCTTCGAAGCGCGGCGGCGCCTTGGCGGGCGCGCCGCCTCGTTTGCCGATGCCGCGACCGGCGAATCGGTCGATTACTGCCAGCACATCAGCATGGGCTGCTGTACGAACCTGGCCGACCTCTGCCGGCGCACCGGCACCGAGGACCTGTTTCGGCCCGATCGCGTGCTGCAATTGTTCACGCGCGATGGACGCTCGTCGCGGTTGAGCGCCGCGCGCTGGTTGCCCGCCCCGCTGCACCTCGCCCCGGCCCTCTTGAAGCTGCACT includes:
- a CDS encoding phytoene/squalene synthase family protein → MTADLASSYAHCQSIARRAAGNFYYSFLVLPRAKRRAMCALYTFLRATDDLGDSDRPLEERRDALAAWRRELTGALAGASDSPIWPALVHTIESHDIPHEYLYDCITGVEMDLDGREYETFTDLENYCYHVASVVGLACIHIWGFNDPAALEPARRLGVAFQLTNILRDLKEDAERGRLYLPREDLRRFGYTPEQLAAGEQDSSFRELMDFQLARAEEYYRAGAALEPLLSRDSRAALRAMTSIYRGLLREIKRRDGDVFTTRVRLSPWRKAWIAATSLVGRSSSPEARVAAKARHG
- the ispH gene encoding 4-hydroxy-3-methylbut-2-enyl diphosphate reductase, with the translated sequence MRIILAAPRGFCAGVNMAIESLELAIKVYGTPIYVYHEIVHNKYVVERFRREGAVFVDYLEEVPEGATLLYSAHGVSPEIRRVAEERRLRTIDATCPLVTKVHLEAIRYAREGYTILLIGHEGHDEVIGTMGEAPESMLLVETPEDVDRLEVPNPERLAYLTQTTLSVDDANRIIERLRARFPHIANPPKEDICYATQNRQEAVKLLSHDANLVLVLGSQNSSNSQRLAELARESGVPAYLIDGSADIDLAWFQGNETVLITAGASAPELVVEDCVEFLRKRFGATVETSTVREEEVYFPLPRELRTLLASGNVSHAGG
- the hpnC gene encoding squalene synthase HpnC codes for the protein MASMPFQVDLDRYGPASSRAAASLAESRDYCRELATRHYENFHVASLLLPRALRPHFHAVYAYCRWSDDLADEIGDAKHSEELLDWWEAELRDCYAGSARHPVFVALRQTIQEFSIPIAPFADLLVAFRQDQSVHRYERPDDVLAYCRYSANPVGRLVLFLAQAHDEGRGALADSICTGLQLANFCQDVAGDWQRGRVYLPQAECRRFGYSEDDFARHAANDNFRRLMASEVERAATYLRQGLPLVDLMPRGLRGDVWLFAHGGLAILERIRAVDYDVWHKRPKISRLGKARLLGGAVWRNLFAGSPNAGSAPIESCARQA